The nucleotide sequence CCAATTTTTAAGTCTATCTATTCCTTTTTTTGTTCAATTCCGCCCTTCTCATTGGCATGGAGTCTATGGTCCAAAAAGTTCTTCAGCGGAAAGCAATCCGTTTTTTTCAAGTTTATTGCCGCCATCCAGTCCAATCAATACTACTTTGAAATCCACATTTTTTCCAGCAAATTTATCGAATAGGGCAGAGGAGGAAACCCATTCATTTTGTTCGGGATCAACAGGATCCTTGATTAAGGTATAACGCTGAGGCAAAACATGATAGATCAGCATTTTTCTTTCCTTAAGTTCTCTTGGAAATTTATAAAATTCGGCAATTTGATCCTGATATTCCTTGGAATTCTCATTTTGGGACATGATTAGTAGGACCCTATTTTTCCATAGGTGTTTATTTAGATCTTGTCCATGGGCATAGTTTATCATCAGAATTCCTAAGAAAATAAAGCCGCTTCGTATTATATTATTTTGTGTTTCTACAACCATTTCTTCTTTCTAAAATAGATCAACATTCCAATGGCAATGACGATAATTACCCCCCACATAATAAAATAACTGTATTTATAATGAAGTTCCGGCACAACATCAAAGTTGGTCCCGTAAATACCGGCAATAAAGGTCAGCGGAATAAAAATCACGGAAAATACAGTCAGAAATTTCATGATGTCGTTCAGCTTGCTACTAATGGTGGTGTGATAGATGTTCAATGGTCGGACAGTATTTCCCTATAGCTATCCGAAGAGTCGCTGGCGTGATTTATGTTGTCCTGTAGCTCCTTAAAATGCATTTCCGTACTTTCCGTAATAAAATCCGATTCCATTTTTGCAAGGTTCAATATCACTTCCTTGGCTGGTTTGATATTCTTTCTCAGAAAATTCAATTCCCGTTTGTAGGAGTTGATTTCCCCAATAATCTCCTGCCTTGGTTCCAAGAGCAGACTTTCTTCCAGCATTTCAATTTTTTCCCCCAATACGCCAATAATGTAGATGTAGTTATCAATTACAATATCCAACAGGGCAAATAAGAGGTAATCCGTACCGCCGTTCCTAATTCTTCTTTTCTGTTTTCGGATCCGTTCCCTAACTGGTTCAAAGACGTCCCCTTTGGTTTCCTGAAAGGAAATCAAAATCGATTCGGTCAATATCAAACTCAGGTTTTCAACATTTATGGTATCGGAATTGGGGGCTTGTTGCAACATTTTTATGGAGATATAAATGCAGTTGTCGTATTCCTTAATCGTTGGTCTTGCCTGGGTGTTCATTACATCTGCCAAGACCATACGGTCAAAATTGAATTCATTAGCAATGCCCTCAATAATTTCGGTATTGTGGAGTCCGTCTATATTAAACCAGGTAACCGTGTCCTTTTCCTGATATTTTAATACCTCCTTTACCGTCTTTATGGTTTCTTCGGCCAGGCTATTGGCATCAAAATCTATTATTCTAAGCAGTACTTCATTAATTTTCTTATCTCCACGGAAGATAAGTTCATCAGGTGAAGTCCCTATTTCCTCCTTTGATTTTTTTAAGAATCTTGCCATTTTTATTTTTTTGTTGATCACATCGTTCTATGTTGATTGGGTTCATTTTTTAGAACCTGGCTGTTCATTTTTAGGGATTATTTCTGTATGGCCCGACTTAAAGTGAAGGTCCATTTGCGGAAAGGGTATTACAATCTTGTTTTCACTGAATTTCCGGTTGATGATCTTTCGGATATCACTTTTCACCTTCTCGATTCTAAATACGTTTTCGCTAAAAAACAGCACCTCAAAATCCAAGGAGGAATTGCCGAAATTTACAAAGCGTCCCTCTATCATTTTGCTATCATCAAAATCAGGATGTTCCAAAACACTTTCCTCCAGTATTCTGACAACAAGATCAACATCACTACCATAGGCCACTCCAACACCTATTTTGAAACGGGTTTTTTTCTTCTGGTGACTCCAATTGATGACCTTATTTGTAGTTATCAATGAATTTGGTATAATTATGGAAATATCGTTTCTGTTAAGTCCCCGCGAAGTTCTCAATCCAATTTCCTGTATTTCCACTATATCGCCATCTATTTCAAGGACGTCGTTGATTTTGATCGATTTCTCCGAAAGTAATATTATGCCAGAGATTACATCGTTGAAGGTTTGTTGCAGGCCCAATCCCACACCCACCAATAGTGCAGCGGAGCCGGCAATTAAAATGGTGACCTTGATGCCCACGGATTCCAATATAAAGCCAAAGGCAATTACCCATATAACATATTTAATGATTTGATATAGGGCATAAGTGTTTC is from Arenibacter algicola and encodes:
- a CDS encoding CorA family divalent cation transporter, with the translated sequence MARFLKKSKEEIGTSPDELIFRGDKKINEVLLRIIDFDANSLAEETIKTVKEVLKYQEKDTVTWFNIDGLHNTEIIEGIANEFNFDRMVLADVMNTQARPTIKEYDNCIYISIKMLQQAPNSDTINVENLSLILTESILISFQETKGDVFEPVRERIRKQKRRIRNGGTDYLLFALLDIVIDNYIYIIGVLGEKIEMLEESLLLEPRQEIIGEINSYKRELNFLRKNIKPAKEVILNLAKMESDFITESTEMHFKELQDNINHASDSSDSYREILSDH
- a CDS encoding CorA family divalent cation transporter, which translates into the protein MNIYHTTISSKLNDIMKFLTVFSVIFIPLTFIAGIYGTNFDVVPELHYKYSYFIMWGVIIVIAIGMLIYFRKKKWL
- a CDS encoding mechanosensitive ion channel family protein; amino-acid sequence: MDTLSKLLDFNLISIGDYKIKVYTLVIILLIILITRVILKLIKSALFRRYKGLHLDKGNTYALYQIIKYVIWVIAFGFILESVGIKVTILIAGSAALLVGVGLGLQQTFNDVISGIILLSEKSIKINDVLEIDGDIVEIQEIGLRTSRGLNRNDISIIIPNSLITTNKVINWSHQKKKTRFKIGVGVAYGSDVDLVVRILEESVLEHPDFDDSKMIEGRFVNFGNSSLDFEVLFFSENVFRIEKVKSDIRKIINRKFSENKIVIPFPQMDLHFKSGHTEIIPKNEQPGSKK
- a CDS encoding DUF4174 domain-containing protein, coding for MVVETQNNIIRSGFIFLGILMINYAHGQDLNKHLWKNRVLLIMSQNENSKEYQDQIAEFYKFPRELKERKMLIYHVLPQRYTLIKDPVDPEQNEWVSSSALFDKFAGKNVDFKVVLIGLDGGNKLEKNGLLSAEELFGP